One genomic window of Nocardioides daphniae includes the following:
- a CDS encoding helix-turn-helix domain-containing protein — MKTLDASTVHADDLDRLEDTLKTMQPDSELAFFLAALAAAVRDGSDIIAGREADLVTPAQAAKLLGISRVHLYKVMDAGDIPFVQVGRDRRLALGDVKTLLNERNAASKELAERLARTSDARAAALDSLDA; from the coding sequence ATGAAGACTCTCGATGCATCCACCGTCCACGCAGATGACCTGGACCGTCTCGAGGACACCCTCAAGACGATGCAGCCTGACTCCGAGCTCGCCTTCTTCTTGGCGGCTCTGGCCGCCGCTGTGCGCGACGGCAGTGACATCATCGCTGGACGTGAGGCTGATCTGGTCACGCCCGCCCAGGCTGCGAAGCTCCTTGGGATCAGCCGTGTCCATCTCTACAAGGTCATGGACGCCGGAGACATCCCCTTCGTCCAGGTCGGACGTGATCGCAGGCTCGCGCTCGGGGACGTTAAGACTCTGCTCAACGAGCGGAACGCCGCCAGCAAGGAACTCGCCGAGCGTCTCGCTCGCACCAGCGACGCTCGCGCAGCTGCGCTGGACTCCCTCGACGCATAG
- a CDS encoding sterol desaturase family protein — MPRPDLTVLAIPAFIGAMGAEMWWQRTHPAEPGTVRPGDYELNDTIASLTMGVGSLIAPFVTGPILRRLSPGTTKAGTALLAIGAAAGLATTVGDVLRRRREHGGTLPEAGTLPADEPAPVVVRSRAEALGLLTSGTAVAAVASTAVAAASIWATHASATRLAQRSPFPMRSGPATFLLAIAGWDFIYYWNHRLSHESRWMWAMHVVHHSSERYNLSTALRQPVAEGWTITVPYGLLALVGVPVKYIEDARAINLIYQFWIHTEVVRSIGWLEKILNTPSHHRAHHGSQRQYLDINHGSILIIWDKLFGTFEPEDERVRYGLTRNLDSFNPVTIATHEWRDIATDVASAPTWRDRFSFLLRGPGWAYERRAQLAPADETAIAAGVA, encoded by the coding sequence ATGCCGCGTCCCGACCTGACCGTTCTGGCCATCCCTGCCTTCATCGGGGCTATGGGGGCTGAGATGTGGTGGCAGCGCACCCACCCCGCCGAGCCCGGCACGGTCCGACCCGGCGACTACGAGCTCAACGACACCATCGCCAGCCTCACCATGGGCGTCGGCAGCCTCATCGCGCCCTTCGTCACGGGCCCGATCCTGCGCCGCCTCTCCCCCGGCACGACCAAGGCCGGCACAGCCCTCCTCGCGATCGGCGCCGCCGCAGGCCTGGCCACGACCGTGGGCGACGTACTGCGCCGTCGTCGCGAGCACGGCGGCACCCTTCCCGAGGCCGGCACCCTGCCCGCCGACGAGCCAGCACCTGTGGTCGTACGCTCGCGCGCCGAGGCCCTCGGCCTGCTGACCTCCGGCACCGCCGTCGCCGCGGTGGCCTCCACGGCAGTCGCCGCCGCCTCCATCTGGGCCACCCACGCCTCGGCGACGCGCCTGGCGCAGCGGTCACCGTTCCCGATGCGGAGCGGCCCGGCCACCTTCCTGCTCGCGATCGCCGGCTGGGACTTCATCTACTACTGGAACCACCGCCTCTCCCACGAGTCCCGCTGGATGTGGGCCATGCACGTGGTCCACCACAGCAGCGAGCGCTACAACCTCTCGACCGCACTCCGGCAGCCGGTGGCCGAGGGCTGGACCATCACCGTCCCCTACGGGCTGCTCGCCCTCGTCGGCGTCCCCGTGAAGTACATCGAGGACGCGCGGGCGATCAACCTGATCTACCAGTTCTGGATCCACACCGAGGTGGTGCGCTCCATCGGGTGGCTCGAGAAGATCCTCAACACCCCGAGCCACCACCGCGCCCACCACGGCAGCCAGCGCCAGTACCTCGACATCAACCACGGCTCGATCCTCATCATCTGGGACAAGCTCTTCGGGACCTTCGAGCCGGAGGACGAGCGGGTGCGCTACGGCCTGACCCGCAACCTCGACTCCTTCAACCCCGTCACCATCGCCACCCACGAGTGGCGCGACATCGCGACGGACGTTGCCTCCGCACCGACCTGGCGCGACCGCTTCTCCTTCCTGCTGCGCGGGCCGGGATGGGCGTACGAACGCCGCGCGCAGCTCGCACCCGCCGACGAGACGGCCATCGCAGCGGGCGTGGCCTAG
- a CDS encoding DUF3039 domain-containing protein, producing MNSDGRPTLRCLKDDLPNDWESASDNAAAQQSRVDKPLPELGHPIIRKAAADFPAERAVVQPARESISGLSDPVWWKVKIGGRWRGAVWEDPETGQGWLCAAGYRREREASDFYKGFMAAVAAKGPDIFLPTDEDRALLKRELQTHTLDEWSLSLQELVRSAALTHWESFGEAQIDVMHPIATEKEIALVTVTVDRETIDDEVLLEILISIECVDYAHLPLVQWAELVALSAVDRREQRWRSLPIAGVPTHSQVLEGMDVDAVAYSMSQEAIPGLFELGDTAHFAHTGRLVESIIEGEGVKSLCGAFFVPRQDHQDLPKCPHCTAIHNAMSD from the coding sequence GTGAACTCGGACGGACGGCCCACGCTGCGCTGCCTTAAGGACGACCTGCCCAACGACTGGGAAAGCGCCTCCGATAACGCGGCCGCTCAACAGAGCCGAGTCGACAAGCCCCTGCCGGAACTCGGCCATCCAATCATTCGAAAAGCTGCCGCGGATTTCCCTGCCGAGCGCGCGGTGGTTCAACCAGCCCGAGAAAGCATTTCGGGGCTAAGCGACCCGGTCTGGTGGAAAGTCAAGATCGGCGGGCGCTGGCGTGGTGCAGTGTGGGAGGACCCTGAGACTGGCCAAGGGTGGCTGTGTGCCGCTGGCTACCGGCGCGAGCGCGAAGCCTCTGACTTCTACAAGGGGTTCATGGCTGCGGTGGCAGCTAAGGGCCCGGACATCTTCCTGCCCACGGACGAGGACCGCGCCCTCCTGAAGCGCGAGTTGCAGACACACACCCTGGATGAGTGGTCGCTCTCCCTGCAAGAGCTCGTGCGCTCCGCGGCGCTGACGCACTGGGAGAGTTTTGGCGAGGCGCAAATCGACGTCATGCACCCCATAGCGACAGAGAAAGAAATCGCGCTCGTCACCGTCACGGTAGATCGGGAGACCATCGATGACGAAGTTCTCCTCGAGATTCTGATCTCGATTGAATGCGTAGATTACGCACACCTGCCCCTCGTGCAATGGGCCGAACTGGTCGCCCTCAGCGCCGTTGATCGCCGCGAACAGAGGTGGCGCTCACTACCGATCGCCGGCGTTCCTACTCACTCCCAAGTGCTCGAAGGCATGGACGTCGATGCTGTCGCCTACAGCATGTCGCAGGAGGCCATTCCCGGCTTGTTCGAACTGGGAGACACCGCGCACTTCGCTCACACAGGGAGGCTGGTCGAGAGCATCATCGAAGGCGAGGGAGTCAAATCGCTGTGCGGAGCCTTTTTCGTCCCGCGCCAAGACCACCAGGACCTGCCGAAGTGCCCGCACTGCACCGCAATTCACAATGCGATGTCCGACTAA
- a CDS encoding glycoside hydrolase domain-containing protein: MRRTSVRPHHARVGVVVVAVLAFCASLLSAGPATAAAKPAGFTGYAFDARCAPTQSQMDSWLTSSPFWGVGIYIGGSMMSCRPTVTDPGQPHLDATWVSRQRAKGWRMLPIWVGPQASCHTRYGDRIDPDPTGSYAAADARGRTEAAAAVSRARELGLPARSTLWYDLEGGFDLENDDCRRSALRFLSGWTIAVRQLGYRSGVYSSVSAGIHALDNADNLSPGSYAMPDQVWYAWYNGRPDVHISSQWVRATSWRGQRVHQYQADTPASYGGVALTIDRNFMQVDGGSKAPKVKLCGGTRMDFPGYPKLKKGDRGGKVKALQCLLKRNATYRGRLDAKYDRDVVRSVKSFQRKHRLRVTGRPDTATWTALFAQGSAPLLKVGSAGEPTLRLQRSLRAAGYTGVKPTGVLTDQTASAVLRHQKKLGLKRTGIVTPDVWASLKRGRR; this comes from the coding sequence ATGCGCCGCACGTCCGTCCGTCCGCACCACGCACGCGTGGGCGTCGTCGTGGTGGCAGTCCTCGCGTTCTGCGCCTCGCTGCTCTCCGCGGGCCCCGCGACCGCGGCGGCCAAGCCGGCTGGCTTCACGGGCTACGCCTTCGACGCCCGTTGCGCGCCGACGCAGTCGCAGATGGACAGCTGGCTCACCTCGTCGCCCTTCTGGGGCGTGGGGATCTACATCGGCGGCTCGATGATGTCCTGCCGCCCGACGGTGACCGACCCGGGGCAGCCGCACCTCGACGCCACCTGGGTGTCGCGCCAGCGCGCCAAGGGCTGGCGGATGCTGCCGATCTGGGTCGGACCGCAGGCCTCGTGCCACACCCGCTACGGCGACCGCATCGACCCCGACCCCACCGGCTCGTACGCCGCGGCGGACGCGCGAGGGCGTACGGAGGCCGCCGCCGCGGTGAGCCGGGCGCGCGAGCTCGGGCTCCCCGCCAGGAGCACCCTCTGGTACGACCTCGAGGGTGGCTTCGACCTGGAGAACGACGACTGCCGCCGCTCGGCGCTCCGCTTCCTGAGCGGCTGGACGATCGCCGTGCGCCAGCTCGGCTACCGCTCCGGCGTCTACTCGAGCGTCTCCGCCGGCATCCACGCCCTCGACAACGCCGACAACCTCTCCCCCGGCTCCTACGCCATGCCCGACCAGGTCTGGTACGCCTGGTACAACGGCCGCCCCGACGTGCACATCAGCTCCCAGTGGGTGCGCGCCACGAGCTGGCGAGGCCAGCGCGTGCACCAGTACCAGGCGGACACCCCGGCGTCGTACGGCGGCGTCGCCCTCACCATCGACCGCAACTTCATGCAGGTCGACGGCGGCTCGAAGGCGCCGAAGGTGAAGCTGTGCGGCGGCACCCGTATGGACTTCCCCGGCTACCCCAAGCTCAAGAAGGGCGACCGCGGCGGCAAGGTCAAGGCCCTCCAGTGCCTGCTCAAGCGCAACGCCACGTACCGCGGACGGCTCGACGCCAAGTACGACCGGGACGTCGTGCGCTCCGTGAAGTCCTTCCAGCGCAAGCACCGCCTCCGTGTCACCGGCCGCCCCGACACCGCCACCTGGACCGCGCTCTTCGCGCAGGGCTCGGCGCCGCTGCTCAAGGTCGGCTCCGCCGGCGAACCCACGCTGCGGCTCCAGCGGTCGCTGCGCGCCGCCGGCTACACGGGCGTGAAGCCCACCGGGGTCCTCACCGACCAGACCGCCTCCGCGGTGCTCCGCCACCAGAAGAAGCTGGGACTCAAGCGGACCGGAATCGTCACGCCCGACGTCTGGGCGTCGTTGAAGCGCGGCAGGCGCTGA
- a CDS encoding tyrosine-type recombinase/integrase: MSGRLLAPSTLQSAWTTANKQLGLTATPHDLRHYFASAQIRGGQSIKVLQALLGHKSAMETWDTYGHLIGDEDPRSR, from the coding sequence GTGAGCGGCAGGCTTCTGGCTCCCAGTACCCTTCAGTCGGCCTGGACGACGGCGAACAAGCAGCTGGGCCTGACCGCGACGCCGCACGACCTGCGCCACTACTTCGCCTCCGCGCAGATCCGCGGCGGACAGTCGATCAAGGTGCTCCAAGCTCTCCTCGGCCACAAGTCGGCCATGGAGACCTGGGACACCTACGGCCACCTGATAGGCGACGAGGATCCCCGCAGCCGCTAG
- a CDS encoding relaxase domain-containing protein, whose protein sequence is MLRIDSDSGEVVELAAYAAAFSARARQIETDVDSYEAQWRSEHPGEEPGPTLRQAWDRRAWADARPDKVVPVTGADLERRWVDEIHELGFQKPAPRRGAPPAVAVGSLDRAALASVALLRLGAQCSAWNQADARGEVEHLLGAAPAMCDARWPKT, encoded by the coding sequence ATGCTACGAATCGACTCCGACAGCGGCGAAGTCGTTGAGCTGGCTGCGTACGCCGCAGCCTTCAGTGCCCGGGCCCGCCAGATCGAGACCGACGTCGACTCCTACGAAGCGCAGTGGCGCAGTGAGCATCCCGGTGAGGAGCCCGGGCCGACGCTGCGGCAAGCCTGGGACCGACGCGCCTGGGCGGACGCCCGCCCGGACAAGGTCGTCCCCGTCACCGGTGCCGACCTGGAACGGCGCTGGGTCGACGAGATCCACGAGCTGGGTTTCCAGAAACCAGCCCCGCGACGGGGCGCCCCACCCGCGGTGGCGGTCGGCTCTCTGGACCGCGCCGCCCTGGCGAGCGTGGCGCTGTTGCGTCTCGGCGCGCAGTGCTCGGCGTGGAACCAGGCAGACGCCCGAGGCGAAGTCGAACACCTCCTCGGCGCCGCACCGGCAATGTGCGACGCGAGGTGGCCGAAGACCTGA
- a CDS encoding TetR/AcrR family transcriptional regulator, producing the protein MANSGTKGVARADRERQLVLCAVEEFGRQGYAGASTERVAQAAGVSKGMVYHLFGSKEGLSRACLEAVGPDLVDAVTAAQESTDPRQRALDTLTAIFTALAENRHAWAVIYDPTLPDGPAGQLAAGFRKQLEALGTDGTRQILTVAGDHDALDHELLDRMWQSAVATAVRWWQTHDELSAEEMATRCARLLGVLMPPVEPGGEKSV; encoded by the coding sequence GTGGCAAACAGCGGAACCAAGGGCGTCGCGCGGGCCGACCGCGAGCGGCAGCTGGTGCTCTGCGCCGTCGAGGAGTTCGGTCGGCAGGGGTACGCCGGTGCCTCGACCGAGCGCGTCGCCCAGGCTGCTGGCGTCTCGAAGGGGATGGTCTACCACCTCTTCGGCTCCAAGGAAGGGCTGAGCCGGGCCTGCCTGGAGGCGGTCGGACCGGACCTCGTGGACGCGGTCACGGCTGCGCAGGAGTCGACCGACCCCCGGCAGCGCGCCCTCGACACGCTGACCGCGATCTTCACTGCCCTCGCGGAGAACCGCCACGCCTGGGCCGTCATCTACGACCCGACGCTCCCGGACGGCCCCGCCGGTCAGCTCGCCGCCGGTTTTCGCAAGCAGCTCGAGGCGCTCGGCACGGACGGGACGCGTCAGATCTTGACCGTAGCCGGCGACCACGACGCGCTCGACCACGAGCTCCTCGACCGGATGTGGCAGTCAGCCGTGGCGACCGCCGTGCGCTGGTGGCAGACGCACGACGAGCTGAGTGCCGAGGAGATGGCGACGCGCTGCGCGAGGTTGCTCGGGGTGCTCATGCCGCCGGTGGAGCCGGGTGGGGAGAAGTCCGTGTAG
- a CDS encoding DUF5677 domain-containing protein, with the protein MAYAALSLSVRALTVSHEICALLRAGFPQAAMGRWRTLYEVNVVAAVLGVGNRHTATRLNEHRWIMLARDRRHADGEATWPHDGPTPEEMQERLVRRFGPTYTGRYGWAAEVTRRRLGVAKPQFHHLEKVAALGGRSDRHLAAHHRVHADALGTWSSSPRTAPGTSVLATAG; encoded by the coding sequence GTGGCGTACGCAGCGCTTTCCCTATCTGTCAGAGCCCTGACCGTCTCGCACGAAATATGTGCCCTCCTGCGTGCTGGCTTTCCCCAAGCGGCCATGGGGCGCTGGCGAACCCTCTACGAAGTGAACGTGGTGGCCGCCGTACTGGGGGTTGGAAACCGCCACACTGCAACACGTCTCAACGAACACCGGTGGATCATGCTTGCGAGAGATCGTCGACACGCGGACGGCGAGGCCACTTGGCCACACGATGGGCCAACTCCGGAAGAGATGCAGGAACGGCTGGTCCGACGCTTCGGGCCCACCTACACAGGACGATACGGCTGGGCCGCTGAAGTGACTCGCAGACGGTTAGGCGTCGCAAAGCCGCAGTTCCACCATCTGGAGAAGGTCGCTGCCTTGGGCGGCCGATCTGACAGACATCTCGCCGCACATCACCGCGTGCACGCTGACGCGCTTGGCACTTGGAGCTCCTCACCGAGGACGGCGCCTGGCACATCGGTCCTCGCTACAGCGGGATAG
- a CDS encoding DUF6932 family protein — protein sequence MSVPELNAGRLPLGRWTATIEEVEAAFVTGQSERRQQIWADWLTLTQAMREVVEAVPAAWLGGSFLTEKHEPGDIDSVYVVESWRVLGAKVDERKSQFLQTVADKRVKEVFGLQVDCFILEWVPRPGTNPVHWAAEYRESRGYWDDLWSRERSLDLRENSLPRRGYVEVILDGYV from the coding sequence ATGTCGGTTCCCGAGCTCAATGCTGGCCGCCTTCCGCTAGGTCGGTGGACTGCCACGATCGAGGAGGTCGAGGCTGCGTTCGTCACTGGCCAATCGGAGCGGCGACAGCAGATTTGGGCGGATTGGCTGACGCTCACCCAAGCGATGCGGGAGGTCGTCGAGGCCGTGCCCGCCGCGTGGCTGGGCGGGAGCTTTCTGACGGAGAAGCACGAGCCGGGCGACATCGACAGCGTTTACGTGGTCGAGTCCTGGCGCGTCCTCGGCGCCAAGGTGGACGAGCGTAAGTCACAGTTCCTCCAGACGGTCGCCGACAAACGTGTGAAGGAAGTGTTCGGCCTGCAGGTCGACTGTTTCATCCTTGAATGGGTGCCTCGCCCCGGGACCAACCCGGTCCATTGGGCGGCGGAGTACCGTGAGAGCAGGGGCTACTGGGATGACCTGTGGTCCCGGGAGCGCTCACTAGACCTGCGTGAGAACAGCCTTCCCCGACGCGGCTACGTGGAGGTGATCCTAGATGGCTACGTCTGA